Proteins from a genomic interval of Caulobacter rhizosphaerae:
- a CDS encoding (2Fe-2S)-binding protein, whose amino-acid sequence MSTSLKVNGQVHTVEAEPDTPLLWVLRDELGLVGTKYGCGVAQCGACTVHIDGVAMRSCVTSLAGVGGKAVTTIEGVGANPVGAKVQEAWKAIDVPQCGYCQAGQIMSATALLAAAPKPTDDEIDTAMNGNLCRCATYIRIRKAIKAASGQVEA is encoded by the coding sequence ATGTCGACCAGTCTGAAGGTGAACGGCCAGGTCCACACGGTGGAGGCCGAGCCCGACACGCCCCTGCTGTGGGTGCTGCGCGACGAACTGGGCCTGGTCGGGACCAAGTACGGCTGCGGCGTGGCCCAGTGCGGGGCGTGCACGGTGCACATCGACGGCGTGGCCATGCGCTCCTGCGTCACCTCGCTGGCCGGGGTGGGCGGCAAGGCGGTGACCACCATCGAGGGCGTCGGGGCCAATCCGGTCGGCGCCAAGGTGCAGGAGGCGTGGAAGGCGATCGACGTGCCGCAGTGCGGCTACTGCCAGGCCGGCCAGATCATGTCGGCCACGGCCCTGCTGGCCGCCGCGCCCAAGCCGACTGACGACGAGATCGACACGGCGATGAACGGCAATCTCTGCCGCTGCGCCACCTACATCCGCATCCGCAAGGCCATCAAGGCGGCGTCCGGCCAGGTGGAGGCGTGA
- a CDS encoding inorganic phosphate transporter, translating to MDPTFLILVVLVVVALGFDFLNGLHDAANSIATIVSTRVLSAKWAVLWAAFFNFIAFIFFGTSVAKMVGAGIIDPHIISDRLIFAALMGAISWNLITWWAGIPSSSSHALIGGLVGASVARVGSFGAVQWAGLGKTAAGIVVSPLMGFVLALVLVLIVSWTFLKSSPFFADRVFRKLQFVSAAAYSLGHGGNDAQKTMGIIAALLFAHGATHAPGTIPLWVVLSCQTAMALGTLFGGWRIVHTMGSKITRLTPMQGFCAETGGAITLFLATHIGVPVSTTHTITGAIVGVGASRRVSAVRWGVAKSIVTAWIVTLPAAGLVAAAFYYLGFWMK from the coding sequence GTGGATCCGACCTTCCTGATCCTGGTCGTGCTGGTGGTCGTGGCCCTGGGCTTCGACTTCCTCAACGGCCTGCACGACGCCGCCAACTCGATCGCCACCATCGTCTCGACCCGCGTGCTGTCGGCCAAGTGGGCGGTGCTTTGGGCGGCGTTCTTCAACTTCATCGCCTTCATCTTCTTCGGCACCAGCGTCGCCAAGATGGTGGGGGCCGGCATCATCGACCCGCACATCATCAGCGACCGCCTGATCTTCGCCGCCCTGATGGGCGCGATCAGCTGGAACCTGATCACCTGGTGGGCCGGCATCCCCTCGTCCAGCTCGCACGCCTTGATCGGCGGCCTGGTCGGGGCTTCGGTCGCGCGCGTCGGCAGCTTCGGCGCGGTGCAATGGGCGGGACTGGGCAAGACTGCGGCCGGCATCGTGGTCTCGCCGCTGATGGGCTTCGTCCTGGCGCTGGTGCTGGTGCTGATCGTCTCCTGGACCTTCCTGAAAAGCTCGCCGTTCTTCGCTGACCGGGTGTTCCGCAAGCTGCAGTTCGTTTCGGCGGCGGCCTATTCCCTGGGTCACGGCGGCAACGACGCCCAGAAGACCATGGGCATCATCGCCGCCCTGCTGTTCGCCCACGGCGCCACCCACGCCCCCGGCACGATCCCCCTGTGGGTGGTGTTGTCGTGCCAGACCGCGATGGCGCTCGGCACCCTCTTTGGCGGTTGGCGCATTGTGCACACCATGGGCAGCAAGATCACCCGCCTGACACCCATGCAGGGCTTCTGCGCCGAGACCGGCGGCGCGATTACATTGTTCCTGGCGACCCATATCGGCGTTCCGGTCTCGACGACTCACACGATCACGGGCGCTATTGTCGGCGTCGGCGCGTCGCGTCGGGTTTCGGCCGTCCGCTGGGGCGTGGCCAAGAGCATCGTGACCGCCTGGATCGTCACCTTGCCCGCGGCCGGTCTCGTCGCGGCGGCGTTCTATTATCTCGGGTTCTGGATGAAGTGA
- a CDS encoding DUF72 domain-containing protein — translation MAHDIRIGTAGWGFPRTLDVFPAEGSGLERYAAVFNAVEINSSFYRPHRRTTYERWAASTPPGFRFAVKVPQTITHERRLVDSGEPLAQFLDECGGLGDKLGPLLIQLPPSLRFDAGTVELFLAAWRKATTAATVLEPRHATWFEAPAQALLQDFEVARVAADPAVVPAAARPGGWSQLVYHRLHGSPAMYATPYDDGRLDPLAKRIAGEPEAVESWCVFDNTRFGAATTDALKLMALIAPPPVR, via the coding sequence ATGGCTCACGACATCCGCATCGGCACGGCCGGCTGGGGTTTTCCGCGAACGCTCGACGTCTTTCCCGCCGAAGGCTCCGGCCTGGAGCGCTACGCCGCCGTGTTCAACGCCGTCGAGATCAACTCGTCCTTCTACCGTCCGCACCGGCGCACGACCTACGAGCGCTGGGCGGCCTCCACGCCGCCGGGATTCCGGTTCGCGGTGAAGGTTCCACAGACGATCACCCACGAGCGCCGATTGGTCGACTCCGGTGAACCGCTGGCCCAGTTCCTCGACGAGTGCGGCGGCCTGGGCGACAAGCTCGGCCCGCTGCTGATCCAGCTGCCGCCCAGCCTGAGGTTCGACGCCGGGACCGTGGAGCTCTTCCTCGCCGCCTGGCGCAAGGCGACGACCGCCGCGACGGTGCTGGAGCCTCGTCATGCCACCTGGTTCGAGGCGCCGGCGCAGGCGCTGCTGCAGGATTTCGAGGTCGCGCGGGTCGCCGCCGACCCCGCCGTGGTCCCCGCCGCCGCCCGGCCCGGCGGCTGGAGCCAACTGGTCTATCACCGCCTGCACGGCTCGCCGGCGATGTACGCGACACCATATGACGACGGCCGGCTCGACCCCCTGGCCAAGCGGATCGCCGGCGAGCCCGAAGCCGTCGAAAGTTGGTGCGTGTTCGACAACACCCGGTTTGGCGCGGCGACCACCGACGCCCTGAAGCTGATGGCCCTCATCGCGCCGCCGCCAGTTCGCTGA
- a CDS encoding DUF47 domain-containing protein: protein MLGLFRAVMPKEDRFFELFAQHAATLVAGAKALQDLMQGGDGVEAASARVYQHEEEADEITRQVMGAVRRSFITPFDRSDIQDLTTSLDDAIDQMRKTAKVVSLFEVRTFEPQMREMAAIIVQAAELTVEAVALLPDMRKNAQRLTELAVRVTQIEEQADQMYDQGRKALFLAQKGGDPMAFIVGVDIYSHLEKVVDRFEDVANRISGIVVEQV, encoded by the coding sequence ATGCTGGGCTTGTTCCGGGCCGTCATGCCCAAGGAAGACCGCTTCTTCGAGCTGTTCGCGCAGCATGCCGCCACCCTGGTGGCCGGGGCCAAGGCGCTGCAAGACCTGATGCAGGGCGGCGACGGCGTTGAGGCCGCCAGCGCCCGCGTCTACCAGCACGAGGAAGAGGCCGACGAGATCACCCGCCAGGTGATGGGCGCGGTCCGCCGCAGCTTCATCACCCCGTTCGACCGCAGCGACATCCAGGACCTGACCACCTCGCTGGACGACGCTATCGACCAGATGCGTAAGACCGCCAAGGTGGTCAGCCTGTTCGAGGTGAGGACCTTCGAGCCGCAGATGCGCGAGATGGCCGCGATCATCGTCCAGGCCGCCGAGCTGACGGTCGAGGCCGTCGCCCTGCTGCCCGACATGCGCAAGAACGCCCAGCGCCTGACCGAGCTGGCCGTCCGCGTCACCCAGATCGAGGAGCAGGCCGACCAGATGTACGACCAGGGCCGCAAGGCGCTGTTCCTGGCCCAGAAGGGCGGCGACCCCATGGCCTTCATCGTCGGCGTCGACATCTACAGCCACCTGGAAAAGGTGGTCGACCGCTTCGAGGACGTCGCCAACCGCATCAGCGGCATCGTGGTCGAGCAGGTCTAG
- a CDS encoding M15 family metallopeptidase has protein sequence MRIRIGAFALVAPMLIGLALSATAFAQPLDAAEMAAVGQYGQRAAPLTVFERAGVLRIDGQGRKDAKLTPLGRNRYRIEGGGELVLEPVAVRLDGARLPRHDFGAEVEAGVRAAVRADPDALRARALAARPPVETDPHRPADLVDLSTLDPTLRLDIRYAGSDNFMGLPLYERPAAYLQRPAALALARAAQALKAKGYGLLVHDAYRPWFVTWMFWEATPPEDHMFVADPAQGSRHNRGCAVDLTLYDLKTGKPVEMPSRYDEMSGRSYADFIGGTTRQRAMRSLLREAMVAQGFEIYPEEWWHFDYKDWRHYGIGTKTFSELAAAR, from the coding sequence ATGCGGATTAGGATCGGAGCCTTCGCCTTGGTCGCCCCCATGCTGATCGGACTTGCCCTGAGCGCCACCGCCTTCGCCCAGCCCCTGGACGCCGCCGAGATGGCCGCCGTCGGCCAGTACGGCCAGCGCGCCGCGCCGCTGACGGTGTTCGAGCGGGCCGGCGTCCTGCGGATCGACGGTCAGGGCCGCAAGGACGCCAAGCTGACGCCCCTGGGGCGCAACCGCTATCGGATCGAAGGCGGCGGCGAGCTGGTGCTGGAGCCGGTCGCCGTGCGCCTGGACGGCGCCCGCCTGCCGCGTCACGACTTCGGGGCCGAGGTCGAGGCCGGCGTCCGCGCGGCGGTCCGCGCCGACCCCGACGCCCTGCGCGCCCGAGCCCTGGCGGCCAGGCCGCCGGTCGAGACCGACCCGCATCGCCCCGCCGACCTGGTGGACCTGTCGACCCTCGATCCGACCCTCCGCCTGGACATCCGCTACGCCGGCTCCGACAACTTCATGGGCCTGCCGCTGTACGAGCGCCCCGCCGCCTACCTGCAGCGCCCGGCCGCCCTGGCCCTGGCGCGGGCCGCCCAGGCGCTGAAGGCCAAGGGCTACGGCCTGCTGGTCCACGACGCCTACCGGCCCTGGTTCGTGACCTGGATGTTCTGGGAGGCGACGCCGCCCGAGGACCACATGTTCGTGGCCGACCCTGCCCAGGGCTCGCGCCACAACCGCGGCTGCGCGGTCGACCTGACGCTCTACGACCTGAAGACCGGCAAGCCGGTCGAGATGCCCAGCCGCTACGACGAGATGTCGGGCCGCTCCTACGCCGACTTCATCGGCGGCACGACCAGGCAGAGGGCCATGCGCTCGCTGCTGCGCGAGGCCATGGTCGCCCAGGGCTTCGAGATCTATCCCGAGGAGTGGTGGCACTTCGACTACAAGGACTGGCGCCACTACGGAATCGGGACGAAGACCTTCAGCGAACTGGCGGCGGCGCGATGA
- a CDS encoding flavin reductase family protein — protein sequence MSQPVTIELGEGGAHDARALRHAFGCFTTGVTVITTVCEDGRRVGLTANSFTSVSLDPPLALVCVDLNSRSLPILDAAGRFTVNVLHADQQLMARQFVQKDGDRFAGIDTETWDTGAPILPDCMANFECVTHQVFDAGDHRVYVGRVVKLRYDPDHEPLVYLQGRFRRVHVEA from the coding sequence ATGAGTCAGCCGGTCACGATCGAACTGGGCGAGGGCGGCGCGCATGACGCCCGGGCGCTGCGCCACGCCTTCGGATGCTTCACCACCGGGGTGACGGTGATCACCACGGTGTGCGAGGACGGTCGCCGCGTGGGGCTGACGGCCAATTCGTTCACCTCGGTGTCGCTGGATCCGCCCCTGGCCCTGGTCTGCGTCGACCTCAACTCGCGCAGCCTGCCGATCCTGGACGCGGCCGGGCGGTTCACGGTCAATGTGCTGCACGCCGACCAGCAGCTGATGGCCCGCCAGTTCGTGCAGAAGGACGGCGACCGGTTCGCCGGCATCGACACCGAGACCTGGGACACCGGCGCGCCGATCCTCCCCGACTGCATGGCCAATTTCGAATGCGTGACCCACCAAGTCTTCGACGCCGGCGACCACCGGGTCTATGTCGGGCGGGTGGTCAAGCTGCGCTACGATCCGGACCACGAGCCGCTGGTCTATCTGCAGGGCCGCTTCCGCCGCGTGCACGTGGAGGCATAG
- a CDS encoding endonuclease III domain-containing protein — protein sequence MQLSLDLSTSPLEALRDGLLKTFGPQRPTKRLDPVSQLVKSSISGRTKDAVSWAVYHRLKERFATWEDLAETPDAEVQELIKDVTFPEEKARHLPHALRLIQVRSGWTLSLDHLAELELDSARWWLQGLPGVGVKVAASVLNFSPLNMRALVVDTHVHRVAARYGLIPASYDTAHAYRALMDMVPDRWTAEDLYELHWLMKGLGQLLCSHHAPRCGACALKPACSRVGVERSADILAWRPRA from the coding sequence ATGCAGCTGTCCCTCGACCTTTCGACCTCGCCGCTCGAAGCCCTGCGCGACGGGCTGCTCAAGACCTTCGGACCCCAGCGGCCGACCAAGCGGCTGGATCCGGTGTCGCAACTGGTCAAGTCGTCGATCAGCGGACGGACCAAGGACGCGGTCTCCTGGGCGGTCTATCACCGGCTGAAGGAGCGCTTCGCCACCTGGGAGGACCTGGCCGAGACGCCCGACGCCGAGGTCCAGGAACTGATCAAGGACGTCACCTTTCCCGAGGAGAAGGCGCGTCACCTACCCCACGCCCTGCGGCTGATCCAGGTGCGCAGCGGCTGGACGCTGTCGCTGGACCACCTGGCCGAGCTGGAGCTGGACAGCGCCCGCTGGTGGCTGCAGGGCCTGCCGGGCGTCGGGGTCAAGGTCGCCGCCTCGGTGCTGAACTTCAGTCCGCTGAACATGCGGGCCCTGGTGGTCGACACCCATGTTCACCGCGTCGCCGCTCGCTACGGCCTGATCCCCGCCAGCTATGACACCGCCCATGCCTATCGCGCCCTGATGGACATGGTCCCCGACCGCTGGACCGCGGAGGACCTGTACGAGTTGCACTGGCTGATGAAGGGCCTGGGTCAGTTGCTGTGCTCTCACCACGCGCCACGCTGCGGGGCGTGCGCGCTGAAGCCGGCCTGCTCCCGGGTCGGCGTCGAGCGCAGCGCCGACATCCTGGCCTGGCGACCGCGCGCCTAA
- a CDS encoding sugar MFS transporter: MTPSSGPAPKAGGSLVLAVVYVTALFFIWALVTNLLDPLLKTMKTVFTLSPVEANLTGFAFFIAYGVMSMPSAAFLSKFGYAKSVIVGLSGIVAGCFVAIAAAKLHVFGIFLVGLFVMASGVTLLQVAANPLIASMGKPEGASFRLNLSQAFNSLGAACGLWFGANFLLKGDIFKHGIEITPALREQALGFVSNVYLAIGVGLTLFIIAIFLVRHKITEAAPKTGHLVSPFSALASKWANLGAIGIFLYVGAEVAISLNLLLFIEQSHVLNIPAEQAGKLTTFYMVFAMIGRFAGSALLKSVKDYVLLMLVALGAIALCVVVIVTKDMTPTAHAGTLNLILAQAPMTSGLIPAFAALLIGLFNSIMFPTIFTLTLQRSSAPTSATSGLLCMAIVGGAFLPLIFAKIEEMTGSKSLAFVAPLICYVYVLWFSFAARGAKVHEIQEEVVAAH; this comes from the coding sequence ATGACGCCGAGTTCGGGGCCCGCGCCCAAGGCGGGAGGCAGTCTAGTCCTGGCCGTCGTCTATGTGACGGCGCTCTTCTTCATCTGGGCGCTGGTCACCAACCTGCTCGACCCGCTGCTGAAGACCATGAAGACGGTCTTCACCCTGAGCCCCGTCGAGGCGAACCTGACCGGCTTCGCCTTCTTCATCGCCTATGGCGTCATGTCGATGCCCTCGGCGGCCTTCCTGTCGAAGTTCGGCTACGCCAAGTCGGTGATCGTGGGCCTCAGCGGCATCGTCGCCGGCTGTTTCGTCGCCATCGCCGCGGCCAAGCTGCACGTGTTTGGCATCTTCCTAGTCGGGCTGTTCGTGATGGCCTCGGGCGTCACCCTGCTGCAGGTGGCCGCCAACCCGCTGATCGCCTCGATGGGCAAGCCGGAGGGCGCGTCCTTCCGCCTGAACCTGTCCCAGGCGTTCAATTCGCTGGGTGCGGCCTGCGGCCTGTGGTTCGGCGCCAACTTCCTGCTCAAGGGCGACATCTTCAAGCATGGCATCGAGATCACGCCGGCCCTGCGCGAACAGGCCCTGGGCTTCGTCTCGAACGTCTACCTGGCGATCGGCGTGGGCCTGACCCTGTTCATCATCGCCATCTTCCTGGTCCGCCACAAGATCACCGAAGCCGCGCCGAAGACCGGCCACCTGGTGAGCCCGTTCTCGGCCCTGGCCTCGAAGTGGGCCAATCTGGGCGCGATCGGCATCTTCCTCTATGTCGGCGCCGAGGTGGCGATCTCGCTGAACCTGCTGCTGTTCATCGAACAGAGCCATGTCCTGAACATCCCGGCCGAGCAGGCCGGCAAGCTGACCACCTTCTACATGGTGTTCGCGATGATCGGCCGTTTCGCCGGCTCGGCCCTGCTGAAGTCGGTCAAGGACTATGTGCTGTTGATGCTGGTCGCCCTGGGCGCCATCGCGCTCTGCGTGGTGGTGATCGTCACCAAGGACATGACCCCGACCGCCCATGCCGGCACGCTGAACCTGATCCTGGCCCAGGCCCCGATGACCAGCGGCCTGATCCCGGCCTTCGCGGCCCTGCTGATCGGCCTGTTCAACTCGATCATGTTCCCGACGATCTTCACCCTGACCCTGCAACGGTCCTCGGCGCCGACTTCGGCGACGTCGGGCCTGCTGTGCATGGCCATCGTGGGCGGCGCCTTCCTGCCGCTGATCTTCGCCAAGATCGAGGAGATGACCGGTTCGAAGTCGCTGGCCTTCGTCGCGCCGCTGATCTGCTACGTCTACGTCCTGTGGTTCTCGTTCGCGGCGCGTGGCGCCAAGGTTCACGAGATCCAGGAAGAGGTGGTCGCCGCCCACTAG
- a CDS encoding NUDIX hydrolase yields MSDTAGGKQAGRKSGTRRRQVAALPWRADPIEGLQVLLVSSRETRRWVIPKGWPMKGKLDHQAAAQEAYEEAGLDGRIVDTPVGDYPYLKRLKSGAARPVTVDVYPMEVTGEHATWPEKGQRTLRWMSPVEAALAVQEPELRDLIARFAQVELPAEERPALTLAPTPVRVAFDRLRRRVTALWGRR; encoded by the coding sequence GTGAGCGACACGGCGGGCGGCAAGCAGGCGGGACGCAAGTCCGGAACACGGCGCCGCCAGGTCGCCGCACTGCCCTGGCGCGCCGATCCGATCGAGGGTTTGCAGGTCCTGCTGGTCTCATCGCGCGAGACCCGCCGCTGGGTGATCCCCAAGGGCTGGCCCATGAAGGGCAAGCTCGACCATCAGGCCGCCGCCCAGGAAGCCTATGAGGAAGCCGGGCTGGACGGCCGGATCGTCGACACGCCGGTCGGCGACTATCCCTACCTGAAGCGGCTCAAGAGCGGCGCGGCGCGGCCGGTGACGGTCGACGTCTATCCGATGGAAGTCACCGGCGAGCACGCGACCTGGCCGGAGAAGGGCCAGCGGACGCTGCGGTGGATGTCGCCGGTCGAGGCGGCGCTGGCGGTGCAGGAGCCGGAGCTGCGCGACCTGATCGCCCGCTTCGCCCAGGTCGAGCTGCCCGCCGAGGAGCGCCCGGCCCTGACCCTGGCGCCCACGCCGGTCCGGGTGGCCTTCGATCGCCTGCGCCGGCGCGTCACCGCGCTTTGGGGCCGCCGTTAG
- a CDS encoding xanthine dehydrogenase family protein molybdopterin-binding subunit, whose translation MTAILENPARRLFLKTGAAAGGGLLLSFSLPGPVQAQGEASANPFSAFVRIGPDGVVTIAAKRPEIGQGIKTSMPMLIAEELDVDWSAVRIEQAPVDAKVFGEQSAGGSTSTPDDWEPMRQVGAVGRALLIQAAAQRWGVPAAGLTTEPGFVVDKMGKRRLSYGELAQAAAGLAAPDPKTLVLKDPKAYRIIGKPQPQSDTAAIVVGKPLYGIDVRVPGMLYATFLKAPVFAAKVARVDLAPAKAVKGVRHAFVVDGGSELEGLLGGVVVVADSWWAARKGRNALEVTWADHPTSAQSSAGFVAKAAELHGQPPHRNLKTVGDVDAALKGAAKVVRADYSYPFNAHATLEPQNCTASFKDGKVEIWAPAQNPEDGRELVAKTLGIRPEDITIHFTRSGGGFGRRLMNDFMVEAAWISKTVGVPVKLLWTREDDMQHDFYRPAGFHRLTAGLDAQGGLTAWRNHFVTFGEGERFARAANIGGAQFPYGAVENYVQDVSVMPLGVPTGWLRAPGNNAYGFVFQGFTDEVAHAAGADPVEFRRKLLGEPRLIGEPGKGDSFHTGRMRAVLDRAAEASGWGRKTPKGVGLGVACHYSHRGYVAVVVEVAVADGSLTVRKAWAAADVGRQIVNPNGAEQQVQGSVLDGIGSALGQAITIENGAVVQSNFGDFPMLRLADAPDVEVHFVTSDNPPTGLGEPALPPAPAALVNAIFAATGKRIRALPIGDQLA comes from the coding sequence ATGACCGCGATCCTGGAAAACCCCGCCCGCCGCCTGTTCCTCAAGACCGGCGCCGCGGCCGGCGGCGGCCTGCTGCTGTCATTCAGCCTCCCGGGCCCGGTGCAAGCCCAGGGCGAGGCCAGCGCCAACCCGTTCAGCGCCTTCGTCCGCATCGGGCCCGACGGCGTGGTGACCATCGCGGCCAAGCGGCCGGAGATCGGGCAGGGGATCAAGACCTCGATGCCGATGCTGATCGCCGAGGAACTGGACGTCGATTGGTCGGCCGTCCGCATCGAACAGGCCCCGGTCGACGCCAAGGTGTTTGGCGAGCAGTCGGCCGGCGGCAGCACCTCCACCCCGGACGACTGGGAGCCGATGCGCCAGGTCGGCGCGGTGGGCCGGGCCCTGCTGATCCAGGCCGCCGCCCAGCGCTGGGGCGTCCCGGCGGCCGGCCTAACCACGGAGCCGGGCTTCGTCGTCGATAAGATGGGGAAGCGCCGCCTGTCCTATGGCGAACTGGCCCAGGCCGCGGCTGGTCTGGCGGCGCCCGATCCCAAGACCCTGGTCCTGAAGGACCCCAAGGCCTACCGGATCATCGGTAAGCCGCAGCCACAGTCCGACACGGCCGCCATCGTGGTGGGCAAGCCGCTGTATGGCATCGACGTGCGCGTGCCGGGCATGCTGTACGCCACCTTCCTCAAGGCCCCGGTGTTCGCGGCCAAGGTGGCCAGGGTCGACCTGGCGCCGGCCAAGGCGGTCAAGGGCGTGCGCCACGCCTTTGTGGTCGACGGCGGGAGCGAGCTGGAAGGCCTGCTAGGCGGCGTCGTGGTGGTGGCCGACAGCTGGTGGGCGGCGCGCAAGGGCCGCAATGCGCTGGAGGTCACCTGGGCCGACCATCCAACCAGCGCCCAGAGCAGCGCGGGCTTCGTCGCCAAGGCCGCCGAACTGCACGGCCAGCCGCCGCATCGCAATCTCAAGACGGTCGGCGACGTCGACGCGGCCCTGAAGGGCGCGGCCAAGGTGGTCAGGGCCGACTACAGCTATCCCTTCAACGCCCACGCCACGCTGGAGCCGCAGAACTGCACGGCCAGCTTCAAGGACGGCAAGGTCGAGATCTGGGCCCCTGCCCAGAACCCCGAGGACGGCCGCGAACTGGTCGCCAAGACCCTGGGGATCAGGCCCGAGGACATCACCATCCATTTCACCCGCAGCGGCGGCGGTTTCGGCCGGCGGCTGATGAACGACTTCATGGTCGAGGCGGCGTGGATCTCCAAGACCGTCGGGGTGCCGGTCAAGCTGCTGTGGACCCGCGAGGACGACATGCAGCACGACTTCTACCGTCCCGCCGGCTTCCACCGGCTGACGGCGGGGCTGGACGCGCAGGGCGGGCTGACGGCCTGGCGCAACCACTTCGTCACCTTCGGCGAGGGCGAGAGGTTCGCCCGCGCGGCCAATATCGGCGGCGCGCAGTTTCCGTACGGGGCGGTCGAGAACTACGTCCAGGACGTTTCGGTCATGCCGCTGGGCGTGCCGACCGGTTGGCTGCGGGCGCCGGGCAACAACGCCTACGGCTTCGTGTTCCAGGGTTTCACGGACGAGGTCGCCCATGCGGCCGGCGCCGATCCGGTGGAGTTCCGCCGCAAGCTGCTGGGCGAACCCAGGCTGATCGGCGAGCCGGGCAAGGGCGACAGCTTCCATACCGGCCGGATGCGCGCCGTGCTCGACCGGGCGGCCGAGGCGTCCGGCTGGGGCCGGAAGACCCCCAAGGGCGTCGGCCTGGGCGTGGCTTGCCACTACAGCCATCGCGGCTATGTGGCGGTGGTCGTCGAGGTGGCGGTTGCGGACGGAAGCCTGACGGTCCGCAAGGCGTGGGCGGCGGCCGATGTCGGCCGCCAGATCGTCAATCCGAACGGCGCCGAGCAGCAGGTGCAGGGCTCGGTGCTCGACGGGATCGGCAGCGCGCTGGGCCAGGCGATCACCATCGAGAACGGCGCGGTGGTCCAGAGCAATTTCGGCGATTTTCCGATGTTGCGCCTGGCCGACGCGCCGGACGTCGAGGTCCACTTCGTGACCAGCGACAACCCGCCGACCGGTCTGGGCGAGCCGGCGCTGCCGCCGGCCCCCGCCGCCCTGGTCAACGCGATCTTCGCCGCGACAGGCAAGCGCATCCGGGCCCTGCCGATCGGCGATCAACTGGCTTAG
- a CDS encoding FAD-dependent oxidoreductase, with the protein MGQHVETLVIGAGPAGLTAAYVLAKAGRDVAVLEMDPHAVGGASRTIDHHGFKIDLNGGAYASTSPAVLALWSELLPDGFVEQPRTARIYHRERFYAYPLKALEALGLLGLRGAAACLASFGLAKIRPIKAPRTFGDEIRNRFGARLSSTLFLPFAEKVSGLIRDQMPAGRAGAARPAASLRYPRLGGGSIWRTCADQIAAFGGEVALGRRVETLKFDPITRSWAVTILRDDGAHEVRTADHVVSTAPLRELMAMLRPAPISLFHAGELMYRDQITVALVGRTRKPLREAAIDVHDTDLQVGRVQNYRAWSPDMAPEGEAASCLGLDYFCFEGDGLWTASDADLVALAWREAAVMGLMDPTAVSDARVVRQRKVLPIEDEDCAEHRAMIRLDLKMQFPSLHLAGRNGLHRDGARDQATLSGLMTAENILTGETAHDVWEVSAPPPAAGRRAA; encoded by the coding sequence ATGGGGCAGCATGTCGAAACCTTGGTGATCGGGGCCGGGCCGGCCGGCCTGACCGCCGCCTATGTCCTGGCCAAGGCGGGACGCGACGTCGCCGTCCTGGAAATGGATCCCCACGCGGTCGGCGGCGCCAGCCGCACGATCGACCATCACGGCTTCAAGATCGACCTGAACGGCGGCGCCTACGCCTCGACCTCGCCCGCCGTGCTGGCCCTGTGGTCCGAACTGCTGCCGGACGGCTTTGTCGAGCAGCCTCGGACGGCGCGGATCTACCACCGCGAGCGGTTCTATGCCTATCCGCTGAAGGCGCTTGAAGCTCTGGGCCTTCTGGGGCTGCGCGGCGCGGCGGCCTGCCTGGCCTCGTTCGGCCTGGCCAAGATCCGTCCGATCAAGGCGCCCAGGACCTTCGGCGATGAGATCCGCAACCGTTTCGGCGCCCGGCTGTCCTCGACGCTGTTCCTGCCCTTCGCCGAAAAGGTGTCGGGCCTGATCCGCGACCAGATGCCGGCCGGCCGCGCGGGCGCCGCCAGGCCGGCGGCCAGCCTGCGCTATCCGCGCCTGGGCGGCGGCTCGATCTGGCGGACCTGCGCGGACCAGATTGCGGCCTTCGGCGGCGAAGTCGCCCTGGGCCGTCGAGTCGAGACCCTGAAGTTCGATCCGATCACCCGGTCGTGGGCCGTGACGATCCTGCGCGACGACGGCGCCCACGAGGTCCGCACCGCCGACCACGTGGTCTCGACCGCGCCGCTGCGCGAGCTGATGGCCATGCTGCGGCCGGCGCCGATCAGCCTGTTCCACGCCGGCGAGCTGATGTACCGCGACCAGATCACGGTCGCCCTGGTGGGCCGCACCCGCAAGCCGCTGCGCGAGGCGGCGATCGACGTCCACGACACCGACCTGCAGGTCGGCCGGGTGCAGAACTACCGCGCCTGGTCGCCGGACATGGCGCCGGAAGGCGAGGCGGCCAGCTGCCTGGGCCTGGACTATTTCTGCTTCGAGGGCGACGGCCTGTGGACGGCCAGCGACGCCGACCTGGTGGCCCTGGCTTGGCGCGAGGCCGCGGTGATGGGGCTGATGGACCCCACCGCCGTCAGCGATGCGCGCGTCGTGCGCCAGCGAAAGGTGCTGCCGATCGAGGACGAGGACTGCGCCGAGCACCGGGCGATGATCCGCCTGGACCTGAAGATGCAGTTCCCCAGCCTGCACCTGGCCGGCCGCAACGGCCTGCACCGCGACGGCGCCCGTGACCAGGCCACGCTCAGCGGCCTGATGACCGCCGAGAACATCCTGACGGGCGAAACCGCTCACGACGTGTGGGAGGTTTCCGCGCCGCCGCCCGCCGCAGGCCGCCGGGCGGCGTAG